AGGGAATTCGGTTGTCGATCAGTCGAATTGGCAGGAGGAAAGCGGTTACGCGGCTTGCGAATCGGCATAGTTCACGCCATGATCTGCGTGCAAAAATCCCCCTTTTCAGGTTCACTGCCCGCGGAAAGCGATGGTTGGTGCCGAAATGTCGGGCAGATTCGCCTGAAATCTTCAGAAAGTCCAGATTCGTGAGCGTCGGTAGCCAGGGAAAAGACGCCGTGTTGCGTGTGTTGTTCGTTTGTACGGGCAATACGTGTCGCAGTCCGATGGCTGAAGCCGTGTTTCGGAAACTTGCTGCCGAGAAAATTGGATGTCGGGAATGGGAATTGCGTGATCGGGGCGTGGATGTGTTTTCTGCAGGAGTTGCCGCAGCTGAGAACTTCCCGGCGTCTCGTGAAGCAATTGAAGCCGTGAAGGACTACAATCTCGATCTGTCGCAGCACCTCAGCCAGCCGGTCACTGTCGAGATGCTTGAGAAATGTTCGCTGGTGCTGACAATGACCAGCCGCCATCTGGATGCGGTCCGCAGGGGTTGTCCGGCTCGGGCGGATCGCATGTTCCTGTTAAGTAAGGCCGGTTGTGATGTCTCCGATCCAATAGGGCAGGGGTTGCCGCAGTACAAAGACTGCATCGACGAAATCTCGGACAGTATAAGAATCTGGGTTGATGAATTGTTCCAGAAAGAGCTCAGCGAAAAATGAAAATTGGAATCGCCAGTGACCATCGTGGTCTTCAAATGAAGAACCGACTTTTGCAGTTGCTGGGCACAATCGAAGAGGTCACCGAGACCAGAGATTTTGGTCCGGACGACACCGTCAGCGTCGACTACCCGGACTACGCATCGCGCGTTGCGAGCGCGGTTTCGACGGGTGAGGTGGATCGCGGTATTTTGATTTGCGGCACCGGGATAGGGATGTGCATCACCGCAAACAAATTCTGCAAAGTACGGGCAGCCACATGTCACGACATCGTAACGGCTGAGTATAGTCGGCTCCACAACGATACCAACGTGCTTTGCCTTTCGGCGGACCAGCTCAGCGATCAGCTTGCGGATCAGATTGTCCGCATTTGGCTTCGGACCGAATTTGAAGAAGGTCGTCACGCCCGGCGATTGCTGAAGATCACTGAAATTGAAAAGCAAAACGCCAGCGTTAGTGGCGAAACTGGTAATTCCTGTTGTTGAACCTGTCTTTCCCTGTCTTTCGATTCACGAGCCCAGAAGATGAAGCCTGAAGATCTCCATTTTGCGAAGACTCACGAATGGGTCGCTGTCGAA
This genomic interval from Planctomycetaceae bacterium contains the following:
- a CDS encoding low molecular weight protein arginine phosphatase, whose translation is MSVGSQGKDAVLRVLFVCTGNTCRSPMAEAVFRKLAAEKIGCREWELRDRGVDVFSAGVAAAENFPASREAIEAVKDYNLDLSQHLSQPVTVEMLEKCSLVLTMTSRHLDAVRRGCPARADRMFLLSKAGCDVSDPIGQGLPQYKDCIDEISDSIRIWVDELFQKELSEK
- the rpiB gene encoding ribose 5-phosphate isomerase B, which encodes MKIGIASDHRGLQMKNRLLQLLGTIEEVTETRDFGPDDTVSVDYPDYASRVASAVSTGEVDRGILICGTGIGMCITANKFCKVRAATCHDIVTAEYSRLHNDTNVLCLSADQLSDQLADQIVRIWLRTEFEEGRHARRLLKITEIEKQNASVSGETGNSCC